One region of Enterobacter ludwigii genomic DNA includes:
- the fadI gene encoding acetyl-CoA C-acyltransferase FadI, giving the protein MSQALPLITRQGDRIAIVSGLRTPFARQATAFHGIPAVDLGKMVVGEMLARSEIPPEVIEQLVFGQVVQMPEAPNIAREIVLGTGMNVHTDAYSVSRACATSFQAVANVAESLMAGTIRAGIAGGADSSSVLPIGVSKKLARILVDANKARTTGQKLKLFSRLRLRDLMPVPPAVAEYSTGLRMGDTAEQMAKTYGITREQQDALAHRSHQLAAKAWSEGKLADEVMTAYIPPYREPLAEDNNIRGTSTLADYAKLRPAFDRKHGTVTAANSTPLTDGAAAVILMTESRAKELGITPLGYLRSYAFTAIDVWQDMLLGPAWSTPLALDRAGLTLADLTLIDMHEAFAAQTLANVQLLASERFARDVLGRAHATGEVDQSKFNVLGGSIAYGHPFAATGARMITQTLHELRRRGGGFGLVTACAAGGLGAAMVLEAE; this is encoded by the coding sequence ATGAGTCAGGCATTACCGCTTATTACCCGTCAGGGCGATCGCATTGCCATCGTCAGTGGATTGCGTACGCCATTTGCGCGTCAGGCAACGGCGTTTCATGGCATACCGGCCGTTGACCTCGGGAAAATGGTGGTGGGGGAGATGCTGGCTCGCAGCGAAATTCCGCCAGAGGTCATCGAACAGCTGGTTTTCGGTCAGGTCGTGCAGATGCCTGAAGCACCGAATATTGCGCGGGAAATCGTCCTCGGTACCGGAATGAATGTCCATACTGATGCCTACAGCGTCAGCCGCGCGTGCGCGACCAGCTTCCAGGCTGTAGCGAACGTGGCTGAAAGCCTGATGGCGGGCACCATTCGTGCCGGGATCGCCGGCGGGGCGGACTCCTCTTCGGTACTGCCGATCGGGGTCAGTAAAAAGCTGGCGCGCATCCTGGTTGATGCCAACAAAGCCCGCACAACCGGACAAAAGCTCAAACTCTTCTCTCGTTTACGCCTGCGCGATCTCATGCCTGTGCCTCCTGCCGTAGCGGAATATTCCACGGGTCTGCGCATGGGCGATACCGCCGAGCAGATGGCGAAGACCTATGGCATTACCCGCGAGCAGCAGGATGCGCTGGCCCACCGTTCACATCAGCTGGCAGCGAAAGCCTGGTCTGAAGGTAAACTGGCTGATGAAGTGATGACCGCTTATATCCCGCCATACCGTGAACCGCTCGCCGAAGATAACAATATCCGCGGCACCTCGACGCTGGCAGATTATGCAAAACTGCGCCCTGCGTTTGACCGCAAACATGGCACGGTAACCGCGGCTAACAGTACGCCACTGACGGACGGCGCTGCTGCGGTGATCCTGATGACCGAATCCCGCGCGAAAGAGCTGGGTATCACTCCCCTGGGCTATTTGCGCAGCTACGCTTTTACCGCCATTGATGTCTGGCAGGACATGCTGTTAGGGCCTGCCTGGTCCACGCCGCTGGCACTGGATCGCGCAGGGCTGACGCTGGCTGATTTAACCCTGATTGATATGCACGAAGCCTTTGCCGCACAAACCCTGGCAAACGTGCAGTTACTGGCAAGCGAGCGTTTTGCGCGAGATGTGCTGGGCCGCGCCCATGCCACAGGCGAAGTCGATCAGAGTAAATTCAACGTGCTGGGCGGCTCTATCGCCTACGGTCATCCGTTTGCCGCCACAGGGGCGAGGATGATCACGCAAACATTACACGAGCTACGTCGCCGTGGCGGCGGGTTTGGCCTTGTTACCGCCTGTGCGGCGGGTGGACTTGGTGCAGCAATGGTTCTGGAGGCTGAATAA
- a CDS encoding YfcZ/YiiS family protein — protein MSKCSADETPVCCCMDVGTIMDNSDCTASYSRVFTNRAEAEETLTALSKRARDVESDPCEIKSTFTEVEGGVKLDIDFVFACEAETLIFQLGLR, from the coding sequence ATGAGTAAATGCAGTGCTGATGAAACCCCGGTTTGCTGCTGTATGGATGTTGGCACCATCATGGACAACTCCGATTGCACCGCCTCTTACAGCCGTGTATTCACTAACCGTGCCGAAGCGGAAGAGACCCTGACCGCGCTGAGCAAGCGTGCGCGTGATGTGGAATCCGATCCGTGTGAAATCAAGTCGACCTTTACCGAAGTGGAAGGTGGCGTGAAGCTGGATATCGACTTTGTGTTCGCCTGCGAAGCAGAAACGCTGATTTTCCAGTTGGGTCTGCGTTAA
- the fadL gene encoding long-chain fatty acid transporter FadL, giving the protein MSQKTLFNKTALAVAVALVSTSAWSAGFQLNEFSSSGLGRAYSGEGAIADDAGNASRNPALIMMFDRPTFSAGAVYIDPDVNISGKSPSGKSLNADNIAPSAWVPNVHFVAPINDQFGWGASVTSNFGLATEYGDNYAAGTMGGKTDLKTVNLNLSGAYRLNDNWSFGLGFDAVYADAKIERYAGDAGMLAAGQILSQVPNLPAAARPAAIAKAKQLAAIPADTQIARLKGSEWGYGWNAGILYELDKNNRWGLTYRSEVKIDFDGDYNSNMNTAVPGFPYPTGGRTIPGSLTLNLPEMWEVSGYNKVAPQWAIHYSMAYTSWSQFQELKATGSNGQTLFYKDESFKDSYRIALGTTYYYDTNWTFRTGIAFDDSPVPAQTRSISIPDQDRFWLSAGATYAFNKDASVDVGASYMHGQSVTIKEGPYEFRSEGKAWLFGTNFNYAF; this is encoded by the coding sequence ATGAGCCAGAAAACCCTGTTCAACAAGACTGCGCTGGCAGTCGCAGTGGCACTCGTCTCCACTTCCGCATGGTCAGCGGGCTTTCAGTTAAACGAATTTTCTTCCTCTGGCCTTGGCCGCGCATATTCCGGGGAAGGCGCCATCGCTGATGATGCGGGTAACGCAAGTCGTAACCCGGCACTGATTATGATGTTTGACCGCCCAACGTTCTCTGCTGGTGCTGTCTATATTGACCCGGATGTTAATATTTCTGGTAAATCGCCGTCCGGTAAGAGCCTGAATGCGGACAACATCGCCCCAAGCGCCTGGGTTCCAAACGTACATTTTGTTGCACCTATTAACGACCAGTTTGGTTGGGGGGCATCAGTGACCTCTAACTTTGGTCTGGCGACTGAATATGGCGATAACTATGCAGCGGGCACAATGGGCGGTAAAACTGACCTGAAAACCGTAAACCTGAACCTGAGCGGCGCTTATCGCCTGAACGACAACTGGAGCTTTGGTCTTGGTTTTGATGCGGTTTACGCCGATGCTAAAATCGAGCGCTATGCAGGTGACGCCGGTATGCTGGCTGCCGGTCAGATTCTCTCTCAGGTACCAAACCTGCCTGCGGCAGCACGCCCGGCCGCCATCGCCAAAGCCAAACAACTGGCCGCCATCCCTGCCGACACCCAAATTGCACGCCTGAAAGGCAGCGAGTGGGGTTATGGCTGGAACGCGGGTATTCTGTATGAGCTGGATAAAAACAACCGTTGGGGTTTGACCTACCGTTCTGAAGTTAAAATCGACTTCGACGGAGATTACAACAGCAACATGAACACCGCCGTCCCAGGTTTCCCGTATCCAACTGGTGGCAGAACTATTCCGGGCTCTCTGACGCTTAACCTGCCAGAAATGTGGGAAGTTTCAGGTTACAACAAGGTTGCGCCACAATGGGCAATTCACTACAGCATGGCTTATACCAGCTGGAGTCAGTTCCAGGAGCTGAAAGCGACCGGCTCTAATGGCCAGACGCTTTTCTATAAGGATGAGAGCTTCAAAGACTCTTATCGTATCGCGCTGGGTACCACCTACTACTACGATACTAACTGGACCTTCCGTACCGGTATTGCCTTTGATGATAGCCCGGTTCCGGCTCAGACACGTTCCATTTCTATCCCGGATCAGGACCGCTTCTGGCTGAGCGCAGGTGCGACTTATGCGTTCAATAAAGATGCTTCTGTTGACGTAGGTGCCTCTTACATGCACGGTCAGTCCGTGACCATCAAAGAAGGTCCGTACGAGTTCCGTTCTGAAGGTAAAGCCTGGCTGTTCGGTACTAACTTCAACTACGCGTTCTAA
- the mlaA gene encoding phospholipid-binding lipoprotein MlaA has translation MKLRLSALALGATMLVGCASSGEQTGRSDPLEGFNRSMYSFNYNVLDPYVVRPVAVAWRDYVPQPARNGLSNFTSNLEEPAVMVNYFLQGDPYQGMVHFTRFFLNSLLGMGGFIDVAGMANPKLQREQPHRFGSTLGHYGVGYGPYVHLPFYGSFTVRDDGGDMVDTLYPVLSWLTWPLSIGKWTVEGIETRAQLLDSDGLLRQSSDPYIMVREAYFQNHDFIANGGKLKPEENPNAKAIENELKDIDSQ, from the coding sequence ATGAAACTTCGGCTGTCGGCGCTTGCGCTGGGTGCGACGATGCTTGTGGGCTGCGCCAGCTCTGGGGAGCAAACGGGACGCTCCGATCCTCTCGAAGGATTTAACCGCTCAATGTATAGCTTCAACTACAACGTGCTGGACCCGTATGTGGTTCGCCCGGTGGCAGTGGCATGGCGCGATTATGTTCCGCAACCCGCGCGTAATGGGTTAAGCAATTTTACCAGCAACCTCGAAGAGCCTGCGGTAATGGTGAACTACTTCCTGCAGGGTGACCCGTATCAGGGGATGGTGCATTTTACTCGCTTCTTCCTGAACTCTCTGTTGGGGATGGGGGGCTTCATTGATGTTGCAGGTATGGCCAACCCGAAACTGCAGCGTGAACAGCCGCACCGGTTCGGTAGTACTCTGGGGCATTATGGCGTAGGTTACGGCCCGTATGTCCATCTGCCGTTCTATGGCAGTTTCACCGTCCGTGATGATGGTGGCGATATGGTGGATACGCTGTATCCGGTTCTGTCGTGGCTAACCTGGCCGCTGTCGATTGGTAAATGGACGGTGGAAGGGATTGAAACACGTGCGCAACTGCTCGACTCTGATGGTCTGCTGCGTCAGTCTTCTGACCCGTATATTATGGTTCGCGAAGCGTACTTCCAGAATCATGACTTTATTGCCAACGGCGGTAAGCTGAAGCCGGAAGAGAATCCAAACGCGAAGGCCATCGAAAACGAATTAAAAGACATTGATTCGCAGTAA
- a CDS encoding formate/nitrite transporter family protein, with protein MKEVGEEKVGKSNEKIEIESEEKARGKKIEVDEDRLPSRAMAIHEHIRQDGEKEMERDAMALFWSAIAAGLSMGASLLAKGIFHVQLEGVPGGFLLENLGYTFGFIIVIMARQQLFTENTVTAVLPVMQNPTLGNFGLLMRLWSVVLLGNIIGTGVAAWAFEYMPIFDEPTRDAFVKIGMDVMKNTPAEMFSNAIISGWIIATMVWMFPSAGSAKIVVIILMTWLIALADTTHIVVGSVEILYLVFNGTLHWSDFFWPFALPTLAGNICGGTFIFALLSHAQIRNDMSNKRKAELKARENDDKSTKKSA; from the coding sequence ATGAAAGAAGTAGGCGAAGAAAAAGTGGGAAAAAGTAATGAGAAGATTGAAATTGAGAGCGAAGAGAAAGCCCGCGGCAAGAAGATAGAAGTTGACGAAGATCGCCTCCCCTCCCGCGCGATGGCGATCCACGAGCATATTCGCCAGGATGGCGAAAAAGAGATGGAACGTGATGCCATGGCCCTATTCTGGTCAGCTATCGCTGCCGGGCTTTCAATGGGGGCTTCTCTGCTTGCTAAAGGCATCTTTCATGTGCAACTGGAAGGTGTGCCCGGCGGGTTTTTACTCGAGAATCTCGGCTATACCTTCGGCTTCATTATCGTCATCATGGCGCGGCAGCAGCTGTTTACGGAAAACACCGTTACCGCCGTTCTGCCAGTAATGCAAAACCCTACCCTCGGTAATTTCGGTTTACTGATGCGTCTGTGGAGCGTGGTCCTGCTGGGCAATATCATCGGTACAGGCGTCGCGGCCTGGGCATTTGAATATATGCCGATATTTGATGAACCCACCCGCGATGCGTTTGTGAAAATTGGCATGGATGTGATGAAAAATACGCCAGCTGAAATGTTCTCCAATGCCATCATCTCCGGCTGGATTATCGCCACGATGGTCTGGATGTTTCCTTCAGCCGGCAGCGCTAAAATTGTGGTAATCATCTTGATGACCTGGCTGATTGCGCTGGCTGACACGACGCATATCGTGGTGGGTAGCGTTGAAATACTCTATCTGGTCTTTAATGGCACACTTCACTGGAGCGATTTTTTCTGGCCATTCGCCCTGCCGACGCTTGCGGGCAACATCTGCGGCGGGACATTCATCTTCGCGCTGTTGAGCCATGCGCAAATCCGTAACGACATGTCGAACAAACGCAAAGCAGAGCTTAAGGCACGGGAAAATGATGATAAATCGACAAAAAAATCGGCATGA
- a CDS encoding tyrosine-type recombinase/integrase, with protein sequence MPLNARQVETAKPRDKAYKLADGGGLYLMVNTNGSKYWRMKYRFAGKEKKLSFGTYPDISLAEARTKRDEARKTLANDKDPGEVKKAELLAQKLSVTNTFEAIAVEWYNAKVSGWSKNYADYVNRAFKNNVFPFVGSQPVNEIKPLELLSVLQRMEKRGAPELASKVRQRCSEVFRYAIVTGRAEYNPAADLGSALQGYEKQHYPFLTAAELPEFLQKLSQYTGSLVTLLATRLLMLTGLRTVELRMAEWSEIDFENHIWEIPKSRMKMRRPHIVPLSAQSLAALRQLKQLTGTYQFIFAGRNDVNKPMSEASINMVIKRIGYDKRATGHGFRHTMSTILHEEGFNTAWIETQLAHVDKNAIRGTYNHAQYLEGRKEMMQWYGDYLDGLRLDGNVARVS encoded by the coding sequence ATGCCACTGAATGCTCGTCAGGTCGAGACTGCAAAGCCCAGAGATAAAGCCTATAAACTCGCTGATGGCGGAGGGCTCTATCTCATGGTCAATACTAACGGTTCAAAGTACTGGCGAATGAAGTATCGATTTGCCGGTAAAGAGAAAAAACTCTCGTTCGGAACCTATCCTGACATCTCACTTGCGGAAGCCCGCACTAAGCGCGATGAAGCGAGAAAAACATTGGCAAATGATAAAGATCCCGGTGAAGTTAAAAAAGCCGAACTACTTGCCCAAAAACTATCGGTTACGAATACTTTTGAAGCGATAGCGGTTGAGTGGTACAACGCAAAAGTTTCTGGCTGGTCAAAAAACTACGCTGACTATGTTAACCGGGCCTTCAAAAACAATGTATTTCCCTTTGTTGGATCGCAGCCGGTTAATGAGATAAAGCCACTGGAGCTTCTGTCTGTATTGCAGCGTATGGAAAAGCGAGGTGCGCCGGAGCTTGCCAGTAAAGTGCGCCAACGTTGTAGCGAAGTGTTCCGTTACGCTATTGTTACTGGCCGAGCCGAGTACAACCCTGCGGCTGATCTTGGTAGTGCTTTACAGGGGTACGAGAAACAACATTATCCCTTTCTTACTGCTGCTGAGCTACCCGAGTTTTTACAAAAGCTTTCACAATACACCGGCAGTCTAGTAACGCTTCTGGCGACCCGACTACTCATGCTTACGGGCTTACGAACCGTCGAATTACGTATGGCAGAATGGAGTGAAATCGACTTCGAAAACCATATCTGGGAAATACCGAAAAGTAGAATGAAGATGAGGCGACCCCACATAGTGCCCCTTTCTGCTCAATCCTTAGCAGCACTTCGGCAACTAAAGCAATTGACCGGTACTTACCAGTTTATCTTTGCAGGTCGAAACGATGTTAATAAACCAATGAGCGAAGCCAGCATCAATATGGTTATTAAAAGGATTGGTTACGATAAGAGAGCAACCGGACATGGTTTTCGTCACACCATGAGCACAATCTTGCATGAGGAAGGATTCAACACTGCTTGGATTGAGACCCAGCTCGCGCATGTGGACAAGAACGCGATTCGCGGGACCTATAACCATGCGCAGTATCTTGAAGGGAGGAAAGAGATGATGCAGTGGTATGGGGACTATTTGGATGGATTGCGATTGGATGGAAACGTTGCCAGAGTTAGTTAA
- a CDS encoding TerD family protein: protein MAVSLVKGGNVSLTKEAPTMNVAMVGLGWDARVTDGQGFDLDASVFAVGEDGKVLSDAHFIFFNNKTSPDGAVEHQGDNRTGEGDGDDEQVKIDLTKVSADIKKLVFAVTIYDAEARKQNFGMVSNSFMRVYNNDNGTEIARFDLSEDASTETAMVFGELYRHGAEWKFKAVGQGFAGGLSALASQHGVNV from the coding sequence ATGGCAGTTTCTCTCGTAAAAGGCGGCAACGTATCTCTGACCAAAGAAGCACCAACCATGAATGTCGCTATGGTTGGTCTGGGCTGGGATGCCCGTGTAACCGATGGTCAGGGTTTTGACCTTGACGCTTCCGTATTCGCAGTAGGTGAAGACGGTAAAGTGCTGTCAGATGCCCATTTCATTTTCTTCAATAATAAAACCAGCCCTGATGGCGCAGTAGAGCACCAGGGCGACAACCGTACTGGTGAAGGCGACGGCGACGATGAGCAGGTCAAAATTGATCTGACCAAAGTCTCAGCAGACATCAAAAAACTGGTGTTTGCCGTTACCATCTATGATGCAGAAGCTCGTAAACAAAACTTCGGCATGGTGAGCAACAGCTTCATGCGCGTTTACAACAACGACAACGGCACGGAAATTGCCCGTTTCGATCTGTCTGAAGACGCCTCAACTGAAACCGCAATGGTCTTCGGTGAACTGTATCGCCATGGCGCTGAGTGGAAGTTTAAAGCTGTCGGCCAGGGTTTTGCCGGTGGCCTGTCAGCGCTTGCTTCCCAGCACGGCGTCAATGTCTAA
- the terD gene encoding tellurium resistance membrane protein TerD: MSVSLSKGGNVSLSKAAPSMKNVLVGLGWDARSTDGQDFDLDASAFLLASNGKVRGDSDFIFYNNLTSSDGSVTHTGDNRTGEGDGDDESLKIKLDAVPSEVDKIIFVVTIHDAQARRQSFGQVSGAFIRLVNDDNQTEVARYDLTEDASTETAMLFGELYRHNGEWKFRAVGQGYAGGLASVCAQYGINAS; this comes from the coding sequence ATGAGTGTTTCTCTTTCCAAAGGCGGGAACGTCTCCCTAAGTAAAGCAGCTCCGTCAATGAAAAACGTCCTAGTGGGCCTTGGCTGGGATGCGCGTTCAACAGACGGTCAGGACTTTGACCTGGATGCTTCAGCATTCCTGCTGGCCTCAAACGGCAAAGTGCGCGGCGATTCAGATTTCATCTTCTATAACAACCTGACGTCATCCGACGGTTCCGTAACACACACCGGCGATAACCGCACCGGTGAGGGCGATGGTGATGATGAATCGCTGAAAATTAAACTGGACGCCGTCCCGTCTGAAGTTGACAAGATCATCTTCGTTGTGACCATCCACGATGCTCAGGCTCGTCGCCAGAGCTTTGGTCAGGTATCCGGTGCGTTTATTCGTCTGGTTAATGACGATAACCAGACTGAAGTCGCTCGCTACGATCTGACCGAAGATGCGTCCACTGAAACCGCCATGCTGTTTGGCGAGCTGTATCGCCACAATGGTGAGTGGAAATTCCGCGCAGTAGGCCAGGGTTATGCTGGTGGTCTGGCATCTGTATGTGCTCAGTACGGCATTAACGCGTCCTGA